The following nucleotide sequence is from Streptomyces leeuwenhoekii.
GCAGGGTGCGGGCGATCGGCAGCACCGCCCCGAAGTCGCAGTGGTGCTCCGAGAACGCCGCCAGCAGGCTCCGCACCAGATCCGTCGGCGAGAGCACCGGCATAAGGACCGAGTCGACCGACAGTTCCTCGGCCCGGTCCAGCATCTCGCGGGTGACGGGCTCGTGGGCCAGCTCGAAGATGAGGTCGACCTGCTGCCCGAGACAGACCGCCTTCAGCAGCCAGTCCTCGGGAGGGGTGTAGACCATCAGACCGGCCTCGCGCAGGGTGGCGGCGACGGCCCCGGCGTCCTCCGGACGGATGCAGAAGTCGACGTCGTGCTGGAGGTTCTGGGTGCCGCCGTGGGCGTACACCGCGACGCTGCCCGCCAGGGCGAACGGATGCTCCTTCTTCTTCAGGATGGCGCCGACCTGCTTGGCCGCCTGGAGGATCGCCTGGTTGCGATCGAGGGGGAGATCGTCCTTCAGCACCTGATTCTGGGGGACGAGCTCGGGATCCCCCGCGGCCAGACGAAGCTCGGGAACGCCGGCGCGCTGGTCGAGAGCGTTGTCGTCGGCGTGCTGCGTCATTTGCTTCTCCCCTTTCCCGGATGTCCCGGACCATGCGTCCTCCGGCCGGCCCCGGGAAGATGGCGCCGGAGGCCGTGACGGTGCCATCCATGTACCCGGCGCACTCGCCTCGACACGGGCACCGCCCCACTCGGCCCGGGCGCCGCGGCGCGGGAGCCGGCCCCGGTTCGGGGCACTCGTGGGCCATGGACGACAACGACAGGCAGCAGACGCAGGCCGGCGACCGGGAGCGCCGCACCGTGGAGCGGCTGGTGGCGGCGTGGCTGGCGGAGACCGAACGGCACGACCCTGCCGCGGCCCGCGCGGCCCGCACCGGCTGGGAGCGCGGTTCCCTGCCGGACCGGGCCGCGCAGGACCTGGCCACCTGGGTCACCGCCCGGGTCACGGACACCGCGTTCAACGAGGACGAGGGCCCGTACATCGAAGGACCGGTGCGGATCACCCCGGCGGACAAGGACACCGTGCACCGCTGGCTGCGGGCGCGGGGGCACACCGTCTGAGACGCCCGCTCACGCCGCGCGCAGGGCGCGCCCGGTTCTCCGGCGGGTGGGAGGCGGACCGGGCCCAACGCCGAGTGCGCGCCGGACGGCGGACCCGGCGGCTCGGCGGCCTCAGCGGGCCGGGGGCTGCCATTCGAACATCAAGATCGTCGCGTCGTCCCGTAGCTTCCCGGTCTGGGAGTCCAGGATCGAGTGGATGAGGCGGCGCAGCGTCTCCGGCGCCAGTTCGCCGCCCGCCGTCGCCCGGATGACATAGTCCGCGAACCGCTCCAGCCCGAACAGCTGTGCCTCCCGCGTCCGAGCCTCGGTGACCCCGTCGGTGTACATCAGCACCCGGTCACCGGGCTCCAGCGGGAACTCGTGGACCCGGCGCGGCTCGGTGCTCAGCCGCGACGGCATGCCGAGCGGGGGATCGGCGTCGTACTCCAGGGCATCGGTGACCAACTGGCCGTCCCGCAGCAGCAAGGGCGCCGGATGCCCGCAGTTGTA
It contains:
- a CDS encoding nucleotidyltransferase domain-containing protein; protein product: MTQHADDNALDQRAGVPELRLAAGDPELVPQNQVLKDDLPLDRNQAILQAAKQVGAILKKKEHPFALAGSVAVYAHGGTQNLQHDVDFCIRPEDAGAVAATLREAGLMVYTPPEDWLLKAVCLGQQVDLIFELAHEPVTREMLDRAEELSVDSVLMPVLSPTDLVRSLLAAFSEHHCDFGAVLPIARTLREKIDWDEVRRSCGDAPMPAAFFFILERLEIIPPHGRPKEDQR